In Gossypium arboreum isolate Shixiya-1 chromosome 3, ASM2569848v2, whole genome shotgun sequence, the sequence AGtgattacaaaatgaccattttgagcaatttaactAACGGTAGTAACTAAATAGACCAAATAAAAAGAAGTGATCAAAATAGAAACGTCCTTATTTTAAGATGACTAGTGAGATAGTTTACCCTAATGTTTAAGTTAAAAGTATCTCATTGATACAATATCAGAACTTTAAAGatgaataataatttattttcttgcTCGATATTCTGGCCTTTTACAGTTTGCTccttttgataaaaaaatatatgatcattacatatatatatatatatatatactcatttatCTGGCATTCAGCATGTTAACGTAATAATGAGGAGGCAGTGGTGTCTGCTCATGAAAAAGGACCCTTTTAGATTCACAGAGATTTTGAGGACTCCTTTTTTTTCGTTGTTAGGTGGAATTTTATCTTTTTCACCTCCTCttctttcaatttttcttttttgttttgttttccaaTCTCTGCATTTCAGTCCTTTACCAGCATTTTGGACTATTCCATTTCCATGTCTTtttcaattttcatttattttttaaatttttttgtcaactccataaatttcaaacaaaaaatcaTTCAAGAGTACAATCAGATGTCCCATCTTTGTGTTCTTTTCCCATGTATTGTAGTATACAATgtataaataaatcattattaggaaaaatatgtatactgATACTCAAATTTAAATACTGAAAGACTAAAGGCCGCAACTTTTACCAATAATGCCAAGGTCTCGTTAATTCTTTggattatttttatgatttgatCGCTTAACTTTAATTTTATATAGTTTTGTTCCTTAGTtcattttaatcttatttttgAAGAACCTATCGAGTTAGTGGTGGTGAAATTAAATCCCAAAAAAGCATTTAGCCGTGAATTTTAAAGAGAACTTAAATCCAAATTTGAATTTAAGTTCTCAACCGAAAGGAGTTTTAGAAGGTGAAAATTCTCTAGTAGATTCTAATGGGGGAAACAACAGACGTGGTAAGGCCTTAAGTAAAACTATCCGTGGATGTGGGGGACGTTTCAAGGTTGTTGGTAATTCCCATGTTCCTCTTCAAAAAACCATGACCTCCATAGCTAGACTTATTGGTTCTCAAGCTGTGCTGGAAGCGGACAGAACCGTGTAATTTTTTGAAAATCATGATGGTGATGGTAGATCTGAGGCGACTTCCTAGCAGACTTAAGATTATTTGAAGATCCCCTCTTAAATTTGTTATTCACTGAAGAaaaaattgataacatataaatttattattaattgaattTTCACATGATCTTGATTGTATGGCCGAATAATAACAAAAAGAACCCGCATTAGCAACTTAGTAGTTTGgacttattaataatattataaattttacgagggattaaaatttgttaaattaaatcCCAAATTTGAGCACACACTAGAGGGACTAAAACCATAATTAACCATTTGTAGATTGATTTATTAGCAGACCCATATTTTATTCTCAAAGTACTTTTAGTGAAGACCGAGGCATTTccttttaatatataattgaaaaaattttcatttcaaaaatCCCAAAAGGAAGCTGTCATCTGCTACACGATAAAACAATTTGAAGACTCGCATATGCATATGAACTTTCCTAGCTTAAAACCCCACTTATGGAGAAAAAATAGCCCTCCAATGTGTGGAAAAAATGCCCTAGATGGTGTACTTGTTTGACTTGTTTGCTTCCTATAGCTCCTTTTCCCCACCACTAGGAGTAACATATAGTTGCTGCTAGGCCTAGCCGGGCCAGGCTGGCCCGATGTATAAGCTCGACTCAATTCGGGCTGGGTCTATTGACGTATTGTTCGGTTCATGGATAGGTTTAGTTGCTGCCATGATAATCAGTATCATTGTTGCAATTGTTATATTAATCGGTACGAATTGTTTTGATCTTAAATCGATTATATGTAGTTTAAGTAACTTAAACCGATGTTTACATGAGTGAATTCATAAAATATTTTAGGTGGGGTATAATTGAATGATAATTTTTTGTGAGgtgaaagtgtaattttatcttatattaacttttgattttgtcatttctaAAGGGACTAAAtgaaaatctttttattttgagagtaaaaatgaaaattttccataTGTTAACTTTTGATTTTATCATTTATAAAGGATTAAAAGGTAATTTCATTTTAAAAGCGGTGAAGGCTCTTACTCTTGGATTCACCTCCAATACGTATCAACTAATACCTATTTATTAAaagatttttatatatatacattcaaacataaaatataatCATTTGATAGTCATCCAACttgattataattttaaaatttatatttgtatataataaatatatttatatgtattagAGGTATGCATGAGTCGGGCCGTGATATATTCGAGCCAGGTTCAACTAAAAATTTAAGCCCGTTTATTAAGTCCGGACTCAGCCtaaaaaataggcctaaaattttccAAAACCAATGAACAGGTCTAATATGTATACTTGTATGTAAATATAAGGCTTTATTTCTAATTTGACCTTTGAACTATAGCCTTTTTCCTATTTTGGTGCTTTAAACTTTGTTTCTTTATTCATTTTGGTACTTTAAACTTAATGACGTTTAAAAAAAGTTGATTAATCATAACGTTCCATGTTAACAGTGACATGGCAATTGATTGGTGCTGTGTCATGTTGACTGATGACGTGATATATTGAATGATGGTTGACTATTGATTGACATTgacttattttataaataattaacccAAACACATTTTAATCTCATCCATATTTTTTtagactttttttttaaatatttatattatttttaatttaatatttaataattatatatattttcatttgataaaaattatatgtatataagcatcttaattttttaatatttatattataatactATATATTACAATAGATTTATATTTATgcgttataaatatataatatataaaaataacatgatACTATAAACATTGAAAACGAACCGAACTAGGCTAGGCTTAAGCCTTGAACATTCAATCTTGGCTAGTATTTTTAACGGACCGAACTCGTTTCTtgatcttaatatttttattgaaattctCTCAAATTTTAAACGGACCTTTAAATTTAAACAGATATCTCTATTCTAAAACCTCTATCTTTTGCCAACTACCTTGtcattatcaaaataaaaaatgataCATCCAGCGGGGACGATGCTAACTACCTTAAATGCCGCCATGGAAGTCTTGGTAGGCTTAATCACTTGCAAAGTTTTACCTTTACAACATGAAACACCTCATTCAAGCTTTTTCTCGCCCTTATGCTTACTAAAGATATTGTGACTTCACTTTGTCATTTTGTAAAGTCTCTAGTAAGCATTAGCTTACTAAATATATTCGatgaaattttatcataaaaAGTTAATAACTCAAATTTATTCGTTTTAATCTAAACTTGAGAATTCAATTCAAACCCAAAACTTGATCCGACTAGATTTGATAGTAAGAAGTTGACAACCAAAATCTTTTCAACCCAAACTCGAATTGACCCCAAACAACCTTAAGCTAAAATTATTCGAACAGTAACCTGAAATGACATAAACTTAAAGTAACAAGAACCTAAAATGATTCGAATTCTTAACAGCTTGACCCGAAAAACCCAAACTTAAAACCTAAATAATATACATGCAAAAAGATTCGAATTTCGAACTGACCACAATTGAaatgattaattttttttaaagtcaaATTAATTTTGTCGGACCTGTCCAATTGATATGGAATGATAACCACCCTAAGATCATTTTAGTATACAACTTCAATTTTTAGTTAAATTACTTTATGTTAGATGTAAAAGctaacaaaattattaaaattttaacggtactgatatagtaacttgcatggctcttcataaaaattttaaaaaaatataataataaatttaaaatttcagcaacatttTAAAAaaggttaataatttttttataaaattatccaCGTCAGCGATGAATTATATATAAACTGCCACATGAGTTGATATATCGGGTGTCATTAAAGTTTTAACAGTTTAGTTAACTTTTCTGACAAACAATAAGTAATTTGACTAAATTTTGAAGATTAAGGGCTAAAGTGATAAAAAGTCCAGAACCAAAGTGACAAAATGGATAAAAATTAGGGACTTATTTTGCCATTATGCCAAATTAGATTCGGTATCCCAAATCCaaattattcttttataaattaaTTGTCAATAGGTTCCTTATCGAAACTTGGGATCTTGATGTGAAGAATCCATGTCCACTAGTCCTATTCCATTGGGCTTTGGAATTACTTagatttggcccattttctttatCTTGttctattattgctattatttatttatttatttagaaatgtaaatgttaaatttttaaaaaaaaatcattttatatttttatattataatacctaaaatataaattttaacaatATACAAGGtaataaaaaaagtaattaattttcattattgtggatgaatttgcaatttaaaagataattaaactatctaaaatatcaattttaataaatttaaattttcaattaattatcAACAAGATATTAGATTTAAAAGgcttaagaaaaacaaaaaatgataaaaacaataaatatgaggtaattgtttgataaattaaaatttacgtgaaaaaaaaatgaagtgtTAAAAAATAAGTACTGAttttaagttataaaatatgtttattataGTTCTTAGTATTGAGTATGGgatatgataaataataaaaatttaaaggtaaaatatttaaaaataatgttaaaagaaataaaaaaattgaaaagaactTCTTATCTGCTTTTCATTTTCTACACTTTTTCATTAAAAAATTCCGTCATTTGTTTTTTTAATCATGAATGATCAAAATGCATTAAAATTAAATcactaaaaaaatcaaattttcagcttatttatttattttcaatggATTATCGATATGACCTAATATTGagtcattttaattttataaatggattaaaaaatttattgtattattgacaagtgctaaaagtaacatattttaaactcattcataatgtgtttttggatgattatccGATGTTAACTGTGAAATTTATGCTCTTAATTTTTTACATTCATGTTTTAATGCTTGGTAGAGCACTTGGGAGTAAAATGAGAGAAAACCAGAGtgttcacacgaccgtgtaatcCATGAATTGTGAAATCGaaggaaagagaagaagaaagaaggggTTGAATAAAATAGCGAGGAACGAAAAGAGATTAATTCTAAAAACAATACTTTCTTGTGtggatacattttattactcaatCTATTTGTACTAATAGTTAGATATACAAAGAAGGAAAGTTAAGGATTATACTCCTAACTTTATATGCTTAGTCGATCCCTAGAATCATTATacgataaaatttcaaaattattatcATAACACAGATAAACCTATATCGATACACTAAAATatactaatactaatacttatCTAAACTACAAACAAAAATAGTACATTCATCGATACTTGAAAAGTTTTGCCTTTATGACATGAAACAACTGATTGAAGCTTTTCTTGCCATCGTATGCTTACTAAAGATATCGTGAGGAATTAGGAATTCAATTGAAACACATATCTAACTTGACTTAATATGTTCGTAAGAAATCAACTACTTGAATCCTTCCAACACATAGGGGTAAAGCCAAGAATTTTTTCTAGAGAGAGTCGAAATaagattttaattaaaatttaaggggatcaaagctaaaaattttgtattaaaaaaGCTTAAATTGAACTACTAATTTTCTAAAAGGgctaaaattaaaaatactatTTAATCAAGGGTTAAAGAGATCAAAACTAAATCTTTTAATTTTGGGGGAGTTTGAAAAGCAATTTGACTATTAGGCCAAGGGGCCTCTGCCTGCTCCCCATGGCTATGCCCCTACCAACATGGATCCAAATTGATCCAAACTAAATAAGCTTAATTGAAATGATCCAAATCTGAAACAACTCAAACCAAAATGATCGAAACAATAACCTAATGAAATATAAAAGTATCTGCATCAATAATGAAATAGACGTAGATTGTCATGTGAGTTGCTATATTAATGTCATTAAAATGTTAACAGTTTAACCTACTCTCCCGTCCAACAAAAAGTAAATTAACTAATTTTTGaagatttaaaattaaaataataaaaaattaacttgATGGTTAGGGTATTCACCACTTTAAGTATGACCTGAATTCGAATTGCACTAACCGCTATTAGAACTTTGACCTCCTGttataattcaccaaaaataaaaaagttgacAAGGGTCTTGATGTGACCAATCCATGTTCAATATTCCTACACCATTGGGCTTTGGAATTTCGTAGTTTCGgctcattttattttctttattttgttctattattgttattatttatttagacGTTGGGatgataaattgaaaaaaattaatattgaatattgaatattgatttaatttaataactattGTTATTATTTATCATAATAAGTGGTTGGTTGCGATAGTAAAGTTAAGTCTcgaattaataatttattttctttctcattatcttagattttaattttataaacacACCATAATACGATCATTTGAGAATAGTTCCCAACAGGTATAACTATAATTTTACCTTAAAAATCtcatatgtataaatatatatatatgttagaacataataaaaattaaaatcactATTGTTTTCAGACAAAACATAATGGATAAAAACTAAGATAATTTTTAGAGAAAACGAAATGTACCAAAATAAAAACCACAAAGTTGTGGACAAAACAAAAACCGGTATAATGTGGACTGACATTAAAAACAGAAGAAAAATCAAAGAATATTGTTGAATAAGACGTAACCAGTCATTTGTTTTGACACAGTGCCTAAACTATCGATAATCCCGCATCAactcataaataaaaaaataatgagcttcactaaaaaaatttaaataaatacatctaaaattaaagaataaattgattcaatACATTCATTAAATGATAAATTATCCTTTACCTACTTATTTTTTCATTGAAAAAATTATGTCCAATGGTACAATTCccctaaaaggattaaattataatatagtgGTAATTTACTTATTCCTTTAATAATGAGGTTTGAGAATCGGTCTTCTATAAAAAGCTTCTTTAGTGAGAGGATTAGTCAATGTTTTCAGCGATGAATAAATTAATTTGACCAAAAAAAAGTAAATAGATTAAATCTAGATTACAATACAGTAGAGGGACTAAAACCAAAATTAcaccaaatataaatattaaaagccCACTAGGGCAGTAGCTCATAAGCTATCCATTCCAAACCACTAAAGCAGATCAATGGCTCATTCATTAAAAATTTTCtgctgcttcttcttcttcttcctcttctccACCCTCTCCATCATTCCATTATCCCATCAACTCGAACAACACCCACTTGACTCACTAACTCCAAACGAGTTCATCCGAGTTCAAGCCATTGTTAACCAGTCACACCCCACCACCATCAACGACATAACCTTCCAATACATAGGCTTAAACGAACCAGATAAACAAGCTCTCATTTCATGGCTACAAAACCATCGCCCCACCCCCATCACAGCTCCACCACCACGCCAAGCCTTCGTCATTGCACGTATAAACCACCAAACTCACGAACTCGTCGTCGATTTATCGTACGACAACATTGTTTCCGATCACATTCACCACGGTTTCGGGTACCCTTTATTCACTTTCCAAGAACAAAACGGTGCAAGCCAGCTGGTGTTCAACCATGCACCCTTCCTGGCCGCCTTAAACAAGAGAGGGCTCAAGGTGGAGGAGGTCATTTGCGAGACTTTCGCCTTAGGATGGTTCGGGGAGACGAAGCAAAATGGTAGGGTTGTTAAAGTGATGTGTTATTACTTAGATGGAACTGTTAATCTGTATATGAGACCAATAGAGGCCATCACTGTCACAGTTGATTTAGAAGCAATGAAGATCACACATTTCCGGGATAGGCTCGTTGTTCCGGTGCCGAAAGCCGCCGGAACGGATTACAGAGAGTCCGAGCAAAAGGCACCCTTCGGACCGGAATTGAAAGGGATCACCGTTGTTCAACCGGACGGCCCAAGTTTCATCATTGATGGAAGCAGAGTTAGGTGAGTACACTTATGACGATCCTgcttttgaatattttattttcgGTTTAATTGTGGTTTAGTCCCTCTACTATatttaaaacttgaaatttaatctttttactttaatttactaTAAGTGATCCTTCAATATTTTATTTTGCTCTAATTCTGATTTAAGTCCCTATACTATGCTAAAATTTAGGAATTAATCTTTCtactttaattttataatattattacatAGAACCTACGTTTGACTATCATTATAGGTTCTATTATATAAGTTCTTTTTAAGACAATGTGATGACGTCACAAACTAACTAAAATACGACAAaggtaagcgcacctatcgaatggtagtatagttatggtgagtcaGGAATATCGTATcaacgaggactaaaagtactagtagttactatctttttattatttagccgaaTAAATTGAAGGGatttatttttaatctaaaattaaactaattactaagaacTCAACAGAgaataaattagaaaaatatttgaAGAAAACTGATGAGAGAGACAATTTCCaaaaaagaatccacctagactttacttattattctaaatctgaATTAAACTATTTATTTACTTATCTTGATCTGTAAAAATCTTTAacttatattaatatctctttcgagaataAAAACAAccgactctaggttgattaattgaaatctctttataATTAAAACcactattgtcgcattaactcgatctatgaattctcctattagatttgactttaatccggtagatttatgtcgtcctatttttaggattgcatgtaactccactcaattatgtcagatctactcttaaacaaggacttttgctccactgaataagcatatgaatcatgaattaatatcctgaaaacattaaaacatgaaataagaataaataattgagatcaagaacaaataagaaaaatcaaataataagatccatcttaggtttcatcctccctaggtatctagggaatttagttcatactttggaaggaaaacatctcaaaattaggaaaacaacaaaacataaagaaacaaaaaaaacttcgagagaaattgaatggagatcttcagtcttgaaggagatcctgcttctAAGTTGAATTTGTTGGCGTTCTTCGAGTCTTTTCTTCATTCAGCTCTACGTGTCCCCCCAAGTCCTCTTCTCGTATGTATTTATAAAtattagaatgctcagaaaccctaaaaattgactTTTGTCGCATATTACGGAAACATGATTCGAAATcgacatgggctggcacatgggcgtgtggccagcccgtgtgggaaAAGGCTTGGCAGTGTGGATCCTTAAAATAGCCAGTTTTGTCCAATTTTGACCCGTTTTTCGCTCCTTTTGTTCCCCTATGCTCTTCTaagaattaaacatgaaattaaaggattaggagtatcaaattcactaaattaaataataaatcatccaaaaacgcatcaagaatgagattaaaatatgttacttttatggcttatgtaacgccctcacgcccgagaccgtcgccagagtcaagctgaggtgttactaaacttaattcatcaatttaacagctcaaacaatttatttttaaaacttccagacaaCCTGGTAATCTGcatatagtcgcttaaaaattcatatctcgagttccgaaactcaaaatccaatttcgtaaatttttcttgaaactagactcatatatatatctactaattttttttctagaattttggtctgaccaattagtacagtttattagttaaagtctcccctgttttagggttcgactactctgacccctgtgtattacgaaacagatatctccctgtacagagtttcaatgactatgtcgtttgtttcttataaaactagactcaataagtatttCATACATGTAAAATAAAACTCCTAGTTGTTTTTGTACaagttatagtgaatttttaaagtcagaataggggatacaaagatcactctgaccctgttccaccaaaacttaaatatctcacaaaatatatctcatatacctgttttgtttctttcatatgaaaatagactcatcaagctttgattacataacttattcatcatttaattccatttctactatttttagtaatttttcaaattcacgtcactactgctgtctgaatctattttatggtaaattttatctatatcatggtttccatggattagccattccaatggctaatcattatcaagcatttccataccactcaataaccatatcataagaccatatatacaaaatgattataatgctatacatgccatacccaaaatatacaagccattatgccaagatggtatacggatagtgtgagcgagcctcaaCCGTTCCGATTTCGAGTGACTTgttaaaactacaaggaatgaaaaggaggagtaagcataaatgcttagtaagttcacatgcaaatagcaagtaacataaccatataagcaaacataaaacatcatttgcataatcatcaccaagacattcatatcatattttcatttatcatcttaccatattgttgttatattgagttttcaacccgagggttaagtacatacctgttcaaagtatccatttcacaaaatttaccaaaatgtccctttcatctcgagtattcctccatttgagtagaactttacccgttgaacacatcggaatataattcggatacatggaaagtttgcacataagtgtcacatatgtagccaagctaccatgtaacccgcccataagcgaactcggactcaactcaacgagcttgggcgttcgcatccataagtgaactcggactcaactcaacgagctcggatgcctagttacatctcacgaactcggactcaactcaacgagttcggacattcgcatccataagtgaactcggactcaactcaacgagttcggatgcccaaatatcccagtgacatgtcacttgtatcataatccattcctaaggttcaacgggacctttttcccaatcatgtgtctcaaccatcttctacggaatgccgatactgatactcggtagtatttcacattttccaagtatatcacataatttgacatattatcaaacaattatcacaagtataatatttcataataattatcatatcatttaaataccattaaaacatttaaaataataactatgttaccaacatttatatatgaacttacctcgtatgcgaaaataactacttttatcatttcgtccacaacttggtattttccccattttagtctgaatttcagttttccttactctatcatttaaaatatagtataattaggactcacattattcaaattgacccaaaatcatattttagcaaaattacagttttgcccctaaacttttgcatatttacacttttgcgccaaagctcg encodes:
- the LOC128290441 gene encoding amine oxidase [copper-containing] alpha 3, peroxisomal-like, producing the protein MAHSLKIFCCFFFFFLFSTLSIIPLSHQLEQHPLDSLTPNEFIRVQAIVNQSHPTTINDITFQYIGLNEPDKQALISWLQNHRPTPITAPPPRQAFVIARINHQTHELVVDLSYDNIVSDHIHHGFGYPLFTFQEQNGASQLVFNHAPFLAALNKRGLKVEEVICETFALGWFGETKQNVDLEAMKITHFRDRLVVPVPKAAGTDYRESEQKAPFGPELKGITVVQPDGPSFIIDGSRVR